Part of the Candidatus Margulisiibacteriota bacterium genome, AAAGAAGCACAAGAAAACATTAATCAAGGCATAAAAGAGCTGGTTTTAACTGGTATAAACCTTGGCCTATACAACCACAATGGAGTTACACTCACTGGTCTTGTTAAACAGTTACTGCAACTAAAAGGCGACTTTCGCCTTAGGCTGGGTTCCATAGAACCAAATTTAGTTACTGATGAACTTCTTGCACTCATAGAGAATGAAAACAAACTCTGTCCTCACTTACATCTCCCGCTACAAGGATCGTCTGACAATCTACTTTCTTTAATGCAAAGAAAATACACCTTAGATGATTACCTTTCTCTTGTTAATAAAATCAATAGTTTAAAAAGAAAAACAACTGTTACTTCAGACATAATCATCGGTCACCCAAGTGAAACTGAAGATGATTTTTTAGCTTTATTATCTATTCTTACTCAAAATATTTTTCTTAATATTCATCTTTTTGCCTATTCTGTTAGAGAAGGAACAAAGTCCGCAACTCTACCAAATCATGTACCAGAAATAATCAAAAAAGCAAGAATGACACAAGCGCAACTAGCATTAAAAGCCAATCAAAAAAAATACAAAGAATCTCTGAAAAATATCCACTACAATTGTTTAATAGAAACCAACAAAGAAAATTATTCTGAGGGATATACTGAACATTATGTGCTCATTCAAATCCCAAAAAAACTTCCAATAAACACTTTTTATATTGACCAATATTAAAGTTTATAAAACCGAATAATTCTATCTCTTTAGCTTTTCGTTCTTACTAGTATTTCATCTGTTTTTTATGTTTGATTAAATGTCTGCAACTTTTCTTTACTCCCTTCGATATTTCGAGCTTGCATTCATAACTGAATGCGAATAAAGGGGGAGGAACTCCCCCTTGCAAGCTATCCCCCTGCAAAAAAAACACAAAAACTGACGATATAAAACATGTGAAAAAAAATATAGGAAAAGTA contains:
- a CDS encoding MiaB/RimO family radical SAM methylthiotransferase, coding for MNFYIKTLGCKVNQAESEDVTKLLTEYGHIYTKSPISADLIIINTCTVTHIADRKSRQMIRKLKNENPIAEVIVTGCSVENETSNLPEIGVVIKKTDLINYLHRYSSSCNNKLTNELSKVRKNLLVQNGCNYFCSYCIIPFVRNKLISYSSEQLLKEAQENINQGIKELVLTGINLGLYNHNGVTLTGLVKQLLQLKGDFRLRLGSIEPNLVTDELLALIENENKLCPHLHLPLQGSSDNLLSLMQRKYTLDDYLSLVNKINSLKRKTTVTSDIIIGHPSETEDDFLALLSILTQNIFLNIHLFAYSVREGTKSATLPNHVPEIIKKARMTQAQLALKANQKKYKESLKNIHYNCLIETNKENYSEGYTEHYVLIQIPKKLPINTFYIDQY